A genomic stretch from Festucalex cinctus isolate MCC-2025b chromosome 13, RoL_Fcin_1.0, whole genome shotgun sequence includes:
- the tsku gene encoding tsukushi, which translates to MALFLCLGLLLLLAGVRSTSVKNCHPGCHCEVENFGLFDSFSLTTADCRGLGPGAAMPVPIPLDTAYLDLSANNMGPLTDTMLAGPGYTTLVSLDLSSNHITTISPNALSKLRYLETLDLSHNDLEGLSPGCFFGLPLAEVDLSHNSFRDFNMDAFAAKINGKPVSVDLSHNKLVSISTTPHMKLVHIQSLNLTANHLSSVPTLAGLEILRYLNLDNNPIIAIKEGEFAHLTDLVYLSLSSLHQLQEIEAHSFKGLHSLQVLDLSNNPKLKTLSPSVFTGLHSLQELNLSGSGATSLPNNMLSHLPAIKSITLGQNIRCLRTQKQGQFHRQLGQTKHYEVLNCSRYGVVL; encoded by the exons ATGGCGCTCTTCCTGTGTCTTggcctgctgttgctgctggcGGGCGTCCGGTCCACCTCGGTCAAGAACTGCCACCCGGGCTGCCACTGCGAGGTGGAAAACTTCGGCCTGTTCGACAGCTTCAGCTTGACCACAGCAGACTGTCGAGGATTGGGCCCCGGCGCCGCCATGCCCGTGCCCATACCGCTGGACACTGCCTACTTGGACCTGTCCGCCAACAACATGGGGCCCCTCACTGACACCATGCTGGCCGGGCCGGGCTACACCACCCTCGTTAGTTTGGACCTTAGCAGCAACCACATTACAACA ATCAGCCCCAATGCTTTGTCCAAGCTGCGTTACCTGGAGACTCTAGATCTGAGCCACAATGACTTGGAGGGCCTCTCGCCGGGCTGCTTTTTCGGCCTCCCCCTGGCTGAAGTGGACCTCAGCCACAATAGCTTCCGGGACTTCAACATGGACGCATTTGCGGCTAAAATCAACGGCAAACCCGTCAGCGTGGATTTGTCACACAACAAGCTTGTGTCTATTTCCACAACACCGCACATGAAACTTGTACACATTCAAAGCTTGAATCTAACTGCGAACCATCTGTCAAGCGTACCGACGTTGGCGGGACTTGAGATATTGAGATACCTCAATCTCGATAACAACCCCATTATTGCCATTAAAGAAGGAGAGTTTGCTCACCTGACAGATCTGGTTTACTTGTCCCTCAGTAGCCTTCATCAGCTTCAGGAAATCGAGGCGCACAGCTTTAAGGGCCTCCACAGCCTCCAGGTGTTGGATCTCTCCAACAATCCCAAGCTCAAGACGCTAAGCCCGTCGGTTTTCACCGGACTCCACTCGCTGCAGGAGCTGAATTTATCCGGTTCTGGAGCGACGTCCTTGCCAAACAACATGCTCTCGCACCTCCCCGCTATAAAGAGCATTACGCTAGGACAGAACATCCGCTGCTTGAGGACCCAGAAACAAGGACAGTTTCACAGGCAGTTGGGCCAGACCAAACACTATGAGGTACTCAACTGTAGCCGATATGGCGTTGTGCTTTGA